In one window of Nothobranchius furzeri strain GRZ-AD chromosome 11, NfurGRZ-RIMD1, whole genome shotgun sequence DNA:
- the LOC139061930 gene encoding lymphoid enhancer-binding factor 1-like has translation MSPASPVKMTPMILTMESVIQSVVRCWSQVRLAPNNPSPTQVCIKNVESCVTIVTAQAHCLKCFIIKARTFQTSVQVPSRESRTFSLRSLCLLTGLPESTSSRMMEDNMNLLESFERDMGDFSLLDEILQDYQAFPFSPPPSPLLEHPPSPLLPSISPPPSPLLRHSPSPFLPSFPPASPPPPPSPFLAPPLSPTAFLYLPPSPPVVSSLPSPHTSTASSLPPSFLLPGIPPAAPVSPPHTSTVSSLPPSFLLPDIPPAAPVSAPHTSTVSSLPLSFLLPGIPPAAPVSAPHTSSVSSLPPSFLLPGTPPAAPVSAPHTSSVSSLPPFFLLPGTPPAAPGCAPVSNLNKRKREHQQQDRPYVKKPLNAFMIFLRDQRPKVVAELNPKDSAAVNAVVGQRWRELSPEQRSLYFDQAHEEQRLHMQQHPGWVPNYNPKAKRVKKEPAASSAASSSPGGSSCSQ, from the exons atgtccccggcgtccccggttaaaatgacgcctatgattctCACTATGGAGTCTGTGATACAGTCAGTGGTACGGTGCTGGTCTCAGGTCAGGCTGGCCCCCAACAACCCCTCCCCAACCCAGGTCTGCATCAAG AATGTGGAATCTTGCGTTACCATAGTTACAGCTCAGGCGCATtgtttaaaatgctttattattaaGGCTAGAACCTTTCAGACTTCAGTACAAGTTCCATCTCGAGAGAGTAGGACCTTTTCTCTGCGGTCTCTGTGTTTGCTGACTGGTCTTCCAGAGAGCACCTCTAGCAG AATGATGGAGGACAACATGAACCTCCTGGAGAGTTTTGAGAGGGACATGGGGGACTTCTCCCTTCTGGACGAGATCCTTCAGGACTACCAGGCCTTTCCTTTTTCTCCTCCACCTTCTCCTCTTCTTGAACATCCTCCCTCACCTCTCCTTCCTTCTATTTCTCCTCCACCTTCTCCTCTTCTTCGACATTCTCCCTCACCTTTCCTTCCTTCTTTTCCTCCTGCTTCACCTCCCCCTCCTCCATCTCCTTTTTTAGCTCCTCCACTTTCTCCTACTGCTTTTCTTTACCTCCCACCCTCTCCTCCTGTTGTTTCTTCTCTGCCATCACCTCATACTTCCACTGCCTCTTCTCTGCCACCATCCTTTCTTCTTCCTGGCATTccacctgctgctcctgtttctcctcctcatacttccactgtctcttctctgccaccatcctttcttcttcctgacattccacctgctgctcctgtttctgctcctcatacttccactgtctcttctctgccactatcctttcttcttcctggcattccacctgctgctcctgtttctgCTCCTCATACTTCCTCTGTCTCTTCTCTGCCTCCATCCTTTCTTCTTCCTGGTACTccacctgctgctcctgtttctgCTCCTCATACTTCCTCTGTCTCTTCTCTGCCACCATTCTTTCTTCTTCCTGGTACTCCACCTGCTGCTCCTGGTTGTGCTCCAGTCTCTAACCTAAA TAAGAGAAAGCGTGAGCACCAGCAGCAGGACCGCCCCTATGTGAAGAAGCCACTAAATGCCTTCATGATCTTCCTGCGGGATCAGAGGCCAAAGGTGGTGGCTGAGCTGAATCCGAAAGACAGCGCTGCTGTCAACGCCGTCGTAGGCCAGAGG TGGAGGGAACTGTCTCCTGAGCAGAGGAGCCTCTACTTCGACCAGGCTCACGAGGAACAGAGGCTCCACATGCAGCAGCACCCGGGCTGGGTCCCCAACTACAACCCT AAGGCAAAACGCGTTAAGAAGGAGCCAGCCGCCAGCTCTGCAG CGTCCAGCAGCCCAGGAGGGAGCAGCTGCAGCCAGTGA
- the smim12 gene encoding small integral membrane protein 12 — MWPVVWTALRTYAPYVTFPVAFVVGAVGYHLEWFVRGTPIPREERSILELREERKLQEQVGKDSTQVLSLKEKLEFTPKAALNRNRPEKS, encoded by the coding sequence ATGTGGCCTGTAGTCTGGACCGCGTTGCGGACCTACGCGCCTTatgtcaccttccctgtggccttCGTGGTGGGCGCAGTGGGCTATCACCTGGAGTGGTTTGTTAGGGGGACGCCCATACCCCGAGAGGAGAGGAGCATTTTGGAACTGAGGGAGGAGAGGAAGCTGCAGGAGCAAGTGGGTAAAGATAGCACTCAGGTGCTCAGCCTGAAGGAGAAACTGGAGTTCACACCTAAAGCAGCTCTCAACAGGAACCGACCTGAGAAGAGCTAA